AAACAAAACCACTATTCGCTACACCTGCAATTACAATTTCTTCTTCTTCAGAAAATGTTTCGTAAATCTGATACGCGATACGTTTGGTTTTAAACCCAATCTGCTCTTTATTTAAAATGATTTTTTGTGCCATATCTTTTTCTTTAATATAATAAACAATTCTCGATCTTGTCTGGGTTTTATGGAATTGAATGCTCGTTCCATAACCTCAATGGTAAAATAAGGTTCAAATAGCGCTAAATACTCTTCTCTATTGCCACCATAAGGTGGTGTATCAAGGTCAAATGTAGTATCAAATAACAATCCTACTAATTTTCCTTCTGGTTGAAGTAACTCATGCATTTTTTGAACGTAATCTTTTCTTTTTTCTATAGGAAGAGAACAAAAAAACGTTTGCTCTAGAATTAAGTCATACTTGCCTTGGTGCTGGAAAAAATCTGCTAGAACAACTACATCTTTAGTAATACTGGGTTCATTTTCGATTGTTTGCTCAAAGGCCATTGTTGTAAAATCTACGCCAACACTTTGGGTAAATCCCTGCTTGAGTAAATAAACTAATTCATGCCCATGTCCAACTCCAGGAACCAATATGTGTACTGATTTATCTTCTAACTGATCGATATACTCTTTCAAAGGGGTAGTAATGGACTTTGCATTCCAAAAATCCTCTTTATTTTGATATCGATCTTCCCAATACGATTTATTCAACATCTTCGTCATACTCTTCATGATCCAAATATCCATCGATATCTCTTCGATCTTTTTTCGTCGGTCGTCCCGTTCCTTTCGCTCGATAATATTCTTTGGTTTGACGGAGTAAGTCTAAATGTTCAAAAGCCTCCGCTGGCGTCTCATCTTTGCGATAAATATCAACCAATTTAGCACCAACTCTACTTTGAGGTACATCTAATACCGTTAACTTATAGACTATTTGGTCCCTTCTCAATGTGATTTTATCTGTAGGAAAAACTTCACGTGAAGGCTTTACTGTTTGTCCGTTTACTGTAATATGTCCCTTCTTACAAGCTTCAGTCGCTATATTTCTTGTTTTATAATACCGTACACACCACAAATACTTGTCAATACGCATAATTAAATATTAAAATTCTTCAATAAACAAGACAAAAATAAAGTAAAATTGTATCTTGCACTACTAAAATAACTCAAAAATAATGAATAGACTATTTTCTATTTTAGGTATCCTAACAATCGCTTTTACAGTATCTAACTGTAATAAGAGTGATGATTCTGGAGGCTTACCTCTTGTACCGCCTAGAGATTCCAAAGAAGTTTATACAGAAAACATTACTTCAATCGAAAAGTATTTGAAAAATAATTACATGATTGAACGCAATGGTGTCATTTCTTTTGATAGTATAACAAGTGCTAATTACAAAAATCAACCTACTATTTTTGAAGATAGCCGTTTGAAATCTATCATGATGAACAATGATGATTATACTGCTTATACATTACCAGATCCTTATGATCGCACAAAAACTATTTTTAAATATGCTAAATCTGCGGATACTGTAAAATACAAAATGTACTACCTTGTACTTAATGAAGGAGAAGGAAAGAAAAGTTCACCCGTCGATTCAATATTTGTAAAGCGAACTAACTTTACATTAAAAAATGAAAACATAACTTCAATCAATCATCCTTTTATCGGTGGTTTTTATTCATTCCCACACACAGTGGCTGAATTAAAAGGAACAGTACCCTCTCCTCTACGTATGTATACAGGAGAACGTCAAATGTTAAGCTTTATCAAAACCGCATTAAACTCTGGCATTAACCCCGATGGTACAATCTCTTTCGACGAAGCTACTGCTGGCCGTATTATTGCCTTCATTCCTTCAGGATTAGGTCAGTTTAATTCTGGCTATTCAACGTTAAAAGCATATCAACCCTACATTACTGATTTGACTTTAATAAGTGCATTTGAAAGAGATCATGATTTAGATGGTATTCCTTCTAAATTCGAAGTAAAACCAGAAAAAATTGGTACTGAATTAACGATTCACGATTATTTCGAGTTAGATACCAGTGCAGACGGTGTTCCTAATTTTTTAGATATTGACGATGATGGTGATGGAGTTCCTACTAGAATAGAATTACAATATAAAGACGTTAATGGCAAAATTAAGCATTATAGTTATGATGCTCCTGAATTAAAAACATGTTCAGATACCCCTCGTTACTTAGATAGCAAGTGTAAACCATTTATGGTAGACGGCGAATGGGTTTGGCCTAGCAAATAAAAAATATTTAAAAAAAGCAGTTAATAAATTAACTGCTTTTTTTATTTGTCCTTATTACTAGAAAAAAAAGAGATGGCGTACCATCTCTTTTCTATTTATATCAACTGTATATTATTATCTTTTGAATTTTCTATTGATAACAGTTTCTGCTTTTGCTACAATATTAGCCGCTTTTAGACCGTATTTCTCCATTAATTCATCAGGAGTACCTGATTCACCAAAAGTGTCTTGTACAGCAACAAATTCTTGTGGTAACGGATTGTTTAAAGCTAAAACTCTAGCTACGCTTTCTCCTAACCCTCCTAAGAAGTTATGTTCCTCAGCGGTAACAATACATCCTGTTTTAGCAACAGAACGCAAAATAGCTTCTTCATCTAATGGTTTAATGGTGTGGATATTGATTACTTCCGCTGTAATTCCTTTTGCTTCTAACGTTTCTGCTGCTAGTAAAGCTTCCCAAACTAAATGTCCAGTTGCAACAATTGTAACATCTTTTCCTTCTTGTAAAAGAACCGCTTTACCAATTTCAAACTTTTCGTCCGCTGGCATAAAGTTAGGCACTACAGGACGACCAAAACGCAAATACACAGGTCCATCATGTTCTGCAATAGCTAAAGTAGCTGCTTTTGTTTGATTGTAATCGCATGTATTAATTACAGTCATTCCTGGCAACATTTTCATTAATCCAATATCTTCTAAGATTTGGTGTGTAGCCCCATCTTCTCCTAACGTTAATCCTGCGTGTGAAGCACAAATTTTTACATTTTTCTCCGAGTATGCTACAGATTGACGAATTTGATCATACACACGTCCTGTTGAAAAGTTAGCAAATGTTCCTGTGAAAGGAATTTTCCCACCAATTGTCATCCCCGCTGCAATTCCAATCATATTTGCTTCTGCAATTCCCACTTGAAAGAAACGCTCTGGATGATTCTTTTTAAAATCGTCCATTTTCAACGATCCGATCAAATCTGCACATAAGGCAACTACGTTTTCGTTTTTTTGTCCTAATTCTGTAAGTCCAGCTCCAAAACCTGAACGCGTATCTTTACTTCCTGTATTCGTATATTTTTTCATGATAATTCTAAAATCAACTAGATTAATAATCTCCAAATGAAGTTTCTGGATTTTGTTTTAAAGCTTCTTCTAACTGTGCATCGTTCGGTGCTTTTCCATGCCAAGCATGTGTTCCCATCATAAAATCAACACCATTCCCCATTTCTGTATACAACAACACACAAACTGGTTTACCTTGTTTAGTCAAAGCTTTTGCTTGTTCGTATCCTTTTAGAATAGCATCAATTGAATTCCCTTCTTTGATTTCGATTACAGTCCAATCAAATGCCTCAAACTTAGCTTTCATAGAACCTAAATTCAATACATCTTCTGTTGGTCCATCGATTTGTTTACCGTTTAAATCAACTGTTGCAATTAAGTTATCGATTTTATTAGCAGAAGCATACATCATCGCTTCCCAATTTTGACCTTCTTGAAGTTCACCATCTCCTAAGAGTACATAAACTAAATGCTCGTCTTTATTTAATTTTTTTGCTTGAGCTGCTCCAATTCCCACAGACAATCCTTGTCCTAAAGATCCTGAAGCCATACGTACACCTGGTAGTTTATCATGTGTACAAGGATGCCCTTGCAATCTAGTATTTAACTTTCTAAACGTAGCTAATTCTGCCACAGGGAAATATCCACTACGTGCTAATACACTATAAAATACTGGAGAAATATGTCCATTCGATAAGAAGAAAAGATCTTCGCCTTCTCCATCCATTGTGAATGTTTCCTTGCGGTCCATGATCGCTTGATACAAAGACACTAGGTATTCAGCACACCCTAATGAACCTCCTGGATGCCCAGAATTCACCGCATGTACCATTCTAAGAATATCTCTTCTTACTTGTGTAGTTAACTCCGTTAGTTGTTGTGTGTTCGGTTTCATTATTTCGACAATCTAAATTTATTACGCAACAAATATAAAACTTATTTACTGTACTCTATATTATAATCAAACGAATCTACCGATGAAAGTCTTTCTTTTTACCTTGTAATTCACTAGCGGTAAAAAAGTTTGTAGTAAGTTTGTACCTCGCCTTAAAATAAGAATATCATGCTACAAACGAAGGACTTAACGATTGGATACTCCCAAGGAAAAAAGCCAACACCTCCCATTCAAAAAGAGCTCAATCTTCAGCTAAAGTCTCAAACTTTAACTACTTTGCTCGGCATCAATGGTATTGGTAAATCAACCTTGATTCGAACTTTAACAGGGCATCTCCAACCTTTGCAAGGCATGATTACGTTAAATGGTCGAGATTTTACTTCGTATTCTGCAGCTGAACGCGCCAAAGAAATCAGCGTTGTTTTAACCGATCCTATTCCCCATTCCAATTTAAGTGTATTAGAAGTCTTGCAAATTAGTAGAATTCCCTATATCGACTGGAAATCTACTCCTACTAAAGAAGATACTTATTGGATTGAAAAAGCAATTGACCTTACTGCTATAGCTGCTTTCATTCAGCAACCTTTACTGAATTTAAGTGATGGACAATTACAACGCGTTTTCATTGCACGAGCATTGGCTCAAAATACACCTTTGATTATCTTAGACGAACCTGCGAGCCATTTGGACTTGAATCACAAAGTGAAGCTATACCAATTATTACAACAACTCACACAACAAGAAAATAAAACCATTCTCTTTTCTAGTCACGATATTGAACTAGCCCTTCAATTTGCTGACGAAGCGATTGTACTTCAACCTCATGGTTATATGCAAAACACCATTGAAAACTTAACTTCCAATGGTGTTTTTGATCATTTTTTTGAAGATGACATCCTCCAATTTGACAGAGACACAAAGCGCTTTACTCTTGCTCTGTAGTACAAGTATGTCGTTTATTTTTTGAAACGTTTTCTATTGTCCACTTAATTTGTTTGACGAAAGGTTCTTTTCTAAATGGGCAATCTTGTTTGCTGCATATACTACATGAAAATGTCTTGCAATCATCCATGTGCACAAAGAGTTCTAAATCATCACCAAAGTGTTCACTTATCTCCTTTTCTAACAATTCGACTTCCTTGTGTCCTTCAACAATTGTAAAATACCAAGGGACAGTCATATGGCAATCGAAATGCAAAACACTTCCATATTTAATGATACGCATATTGTGCAAATCAATCCAATTTTCTTTCCTATTGTGTTCTAAATATGCTACAACCTCTTCTAGTAAAGCCTCATCTGTTTCATCCATAATACCTGAAACAGCACCACGAACAATTTTATATCCTGTTACAATTATAATAAAAGCAAAAACTAGAGCAACCGCCCCATCCAGCCAGTGTAAATTAGTAAAATACAGCAACAATAAACCGATAATAATTCCTAAGGTGGAATAGGTATCAGATTGCAAATGTTTTCCACTAGCAACTAAAGCTAACGATTTATTTGTTTTTCCTTTTTTAATAGCATACCAACCTAAAATAAAATTCACAATTGCAGTAATGGCAACTAAATAAATTCCATAATCCAATTGTCCAATAGGCTGAGGATTAATTAAATTGCGTACAGCTTCAAAAATAATAGCAATACCTGCCATAATAATCAGCCCTCCCTCAATTGTTGCAGAAATAAATTCCACTTTCCCATGTCCATAAGGGTGATTTCGATCTCGAGGTTGTGCTGAAAGATATAAGCTATATAAACCGATAAAGCCGCTAATCACATTCACTACACTTTCCAAAGCATCTGTAAAAATCGCTACAGATCGAGTCATATACCAGGCAACTAGCTTGATAATAAACAAGAGTACCCCTACAATTGCTATTATTTTCTGAAATTGGTAATTCTCATTTGCTTTACTACTCATACAACTTGTATTTATACTCTTGAAACTTCTTTTACTTCCCCTACTTGTAATCCTTCTAATGTAATATCTCCGATTCGAACGCGAACCAATCGCAAAGTAGGAAATCCAACATTCGCTGTCATTTTTCTGACTTGCCTAAACTTTCCTTCTGTTAGTACAATGCGTATCCAACTTGTTGGCCCATGTCTTTCATCGCGTATTCTTCGTCCTACACCAATCCAATTAGGCACTGCTGACAGGCCTTCAACTTCGCACTCTTTTGTAACATACTTTTCCCCTTTGACACCAATTTCCACTCCTTTTCGCAATAGATCAATTGCTTCATCTGTGATTTGACCATCAACTTGAGCATAGTATTCTTTTTCATATTTTTCACCACGTACGCGCTCACTTGTCATTCCATCCGTAGTCAACAACAGCAACCCTTCTGAATTTTCATCTAAACGCCCAATAGCCATAGTGCCCTCTGGGAAGTCAAATAATTCTCCTAGTTTCTTTTTTGTTCTCTTTTTCTCGTAAATAAATTGGCTGATATATCCATGAGGCTTATACAGGAGAAAATGTCTGTGTTCCATTATTATACTACTTTTCAAAAGTTTTATCGTAAAAAGAATTAATTGCTTCGATGTATCCCTGTCCGTGATACGTGTTTGTCATGGCTTGAAAGCCTTGTAAATGCCCTCCTTTAAAAATAACCACCTGACTTTTAACATTCAAAGGTTTCACACGATTGCTCTCGTGTACGGTTGTCAAGCCATCGCGATCTCCCGCAAAAAACAATACAGGAATTGATAAACGCGTAAGTGCTTTATCATAATCTCGCGCTTGTTCAGGTAATTTTATTTCTTTCTCTAAAAATCCATCTAATTTGGCAACAATCGCTTTGGGGCTTACCATAAATCCATCTGCTATCAAATAATCATAGGGTTCAACATCATAGGCAAGTACAGCAGCAAGAGTTCCTGTAGACAAAGCCCAAACGCCTATCTTGGTTTGAAACTTACTTTTTGTATAAGCAACAACTGCTTGTAAATCAGTTGCAAATTCGTCGTAGTACAACTGATCTTCCTCTAAAGGAAAGGCATCACTTTCGCCAAATCCACGATAGTCAAACAGTACTACATGATAACCTTGGTTGACTACTTCTATGACTTGTCTCAACCAATAGGACATATTTCCCGTATCACCATAAGCTAAAACCAACGTTCGATTTAGTTTTTTCTCTTCCTTCGCATATAAGATCCACGTATTTAACGCGTACCCATCAGGGGTTTTAATGCGAACCTCTTCATATTTAAAATTTGAATTTACGGGATCATCTACATATTCCTTTATCGGATTTACAGCTCCCACTAGATTCACAATCAACAAAGTAAATAAACAAAGTAAATATTTCATTTGCGGCGATATTTTAAATAAAAATCAAAGATACAACAATACTTCCTTCCAAATAATTGCAAGCTTTCAAAAAAAGGCATACTAATGATATTCTAATATTTTTCAGTTCCCTTTCTTCTTGTTCAAGAGAAAAAGCTGAGACATTATAAGGCTATCATTTAATAAATTCATACTTTTGTTAGATATAAAATTTAATACTATGCAACATATTATTGATCGTTTCATCAGTTATGTAACTGTTGATACTGAGTCTGATCCTTCTTCTCAAACCTGTCCAAGTACTGAAAAGCAATGGGATTTAGCAAACAAATTAGTTGAAGAACTAAAACAAATTGGTCTAGAAGACGTAACAATAGATGAAAACGCATATGTGATGGCTACTTTGCCAAGCAATGTAGAGCACGAAGTACCTACGATTGGTTTTATTGCGCACTTTGACACTTCACCTGATTTTTCTGGTGCAAATGTAAAACCGCAAATTGTAACTAACTACGATGGTGGGGATATCGTTTTAAACAAAGAACTAAACATTGTTTTATCACCTTCATACTTTAAAGATCTATTACAATATAAAGGTCAAACGTTAATCACTACTGATGGAACTACTTTACTAGGAGCAGACGACAAAGCTGGAATTACAGAGATTGTTTCAGCTATGGAGTATTTGGTACAACATCCAGAAATCAAACACGGAAAAATTCGAATTGGCTTTACACCAGATGAAGAAATCGGACGTGGAGCACACTTATTTGATGTAAAGAAATTTGGTGCTGAATGGGCTTACACAATGGATGGAAGTCAAATTGGAGAATTAGAATACGAAAACTTCAACGCAGGATATGCGAAATTGACGTTCTCTGGAAAAAGTGTTCACCCTGGATATGCAAAAGGAAAAATGATTAACTCTATTCTTTTAGCAAACAAATTCATCAATAAATTACCAAAAGATGAAGTGCCTCAAAAAACAACTGGATATGAAGGATTTTTCCACGTACACACAGTAAGTGGAAGTATCGAAGAATCAGTAGTTGAGTTGATTATCCGCGATCATAACTTGAAAAAATACGAGCAGAGAAAAGTATTTATTGACAAGTTAGCGAAGAAATTCAACAAAAAACACAACAAAAAATTTGGTGGACCTATTGTTTCTTGTGAAATCGGAGATCAGTATTTCAATATGAAACAAAAAGTAGAACCTGTAATGCATATTGTTGATACAGCAGAACAAGCGATGAAAGATTTAGGTATTAAGCCTCTTATCAAAGCAATTCGCGGTGGAACTGATGGATCTCAATTATCTTATATGGGATTACCATGTCCTAATATTTTTGCAGGTGGACATAACTTCCATGGGAAGTATGAATATGTACCTGTAGAAAGCATGGTAAAAGCTACAGAAGTAATCGTTAAGATTGCTGAGCTAACAGCTACTAATGCAGCTAAATAATATAGCACACATACAAAAAAGGAGATTCAAATGAATCTCCTTTTTTTATTTCATTTTTTTACTTGCTAGTTGCTGTAGCGTTTCCTATCAAGTGTTTCTTTAATTCACTTTCTTGTTCAATTAATTCGATTTCAACCGCTCTACGTTTTCCTTTTCCTTCTTCTTGAATGCGAACAATTTCATCTATCGTACTAATAATATCCGCATTTACTTTGCGAATTGTTTCAATATCTACAATTCCTCGCTCCGTTTCTTTTGCAATTTTAACCGTTGAATCTTTCAACATTTCGCTATTTCTAGTCAACAATTCATTTGTTGCATCAGTTATAGCTTGTTGAGCGCTTAATGCTTGTTGTGATCGCGCAATTCCCAAGGTCAAAATCATCTGATTTTTCCACAAAGGAATAGTATTAACAATACTCGATTGCAGTTTTTCCATCAACATTAAACTATTATTTTGCACCATTCGAATCTGTGGAGAAGATTGAAGGATAATCATGCGTGTCAATTTCAAATCGTGTACTTTTCGATCGAAGCGAATCACTTGTTGTTCCAAATCTTTATACGCCTGAATTTTCGCAGGATCTTGTTCTTGCTCAACTTCAGCCTTAGCTCTTGGCAATTCGATTGTATTTAGTTCCTGTAATTTCTCATCTCCTGCAGCTATATATAAAGACAACTCCTTGAAGTAATTTTTATTCTCATCAAAGAGTTTATCAAACATAGCCACATCTTTCATCATTAACTTATAATGACGCTCCAATTGTAGTTCTATTCCATTAATATTTGTTTCAACCTTGCTGTATTGCGCTTGCAAACGAGCTATTTTTTTCTTTAAGGTATCCAAAAAAGGAAAAAAACTTTTCTTATTTGCAATTCCTTCAAATGATTTTACCTCTTCTCGTAAAGAAACTAATATTCCTGACGTTTCTCCCAAATCCCTCGTTTGTACTTGTTTTAAAATCTCAGTCGCGAAAGAACTTGCTTTTAATTGACTACTTGATCCATATTGAATCACTTGGGTCGTATTCGTTAAATCAATACTCTTTTTATAGTTTTCAATTTTAACTATTTCCTCTGGTGTAAATTCTACTTTAACTTCAGACACTGCATTTTCAGCGCGCATTTGTTGAATATCTTTTTCCATAGTGTAGCACTAGATTTCTCTAGTTTTTATAAGCGTTAACAAATTATCATCTAGTGTTATTTTCATTTTTTTCACGTTGTCGATACTAAAATTTCGATTGCATTCCCTAGCTCTTAAAGTAAACCATCGTTGCGCAAAGACGCTAAATAAACGTCTGCTTCTACTTCTGCTACGCGATTTTGCTGTTTCATTTCATCCAACACTTCTTGTCGAATTGCACTCAAAGCAATATCTAATGTTTGTCTTAACTTTTCCTTTACGCGACGAATTGAATTTCCTTCCAATTTACTCAATTCTACTTGGTGAAATTGCCTCAACAAACTAGTCAAGGAGAAAACATGCCGCTCAATAAACAAAGCTGTTTGTCCTTCTTTAAGACTGTTGA
The window above is part of the Myroides odoratus DSM 2801 genome. Proteins encoded here:
- a CDS encoding RNA-binding S4 domain-containing protein, with product MRIDKYLWCVRYYKTRNIATEACKKGHITVNGQTVKPSREVFPTDKITLRRDQIVYKLTVLDVPQSRVGAKLVDIYRKDETPAEAFEHLDLLRQTKEYYRAKGTGRPTKKDRRDIDGYLDHEEYDEDVE
- a CDS encoding transketolase family protein: MKKYTNTGSKDTRSGFGAGLTELGQKNENVVALCADLIGSLKMDDFKKNHPERFFQVGIAEANMIGIAAGMTIGGKIPFTGTFANFSTGRVYDQIRQSVAYSEKNVKICASHAGLTLGEDGATHQILEDIGLMKMLPGMTVINTCDYNQTKAATLAIAEHDGPVYLRFGRPVVPNFMPADEKFEIGKAVLLQEGKDVTIVATGHLVWEALLAAETLEAKGITAEVINIHTIKPLDEEAILRSVAKTGCIVTAEEHNFLGGLGESVARVLALNNPLPQEFVAVQDTFGESGTPDELMEKYGLKAANIVAKAETVINRKFKR
- a CDS encoding alpha/beta hydrolase family protein: MKYLLCLFTLLIVNLVGAVNPIKEYVDDPVNSNFKYEEVRIKTPDGYALNTWILYAKEEKKLNRTLVLAYGDTGNMSYWLRQVIEVVNQGYHVVLFDYRGFGESDAFPLEEDQLYYDEFATDLQAVVAYTKSKFQTKIGVWALSTGTLAAVLAYDVEPYDYLIADGFMVSPKAIVAKLDGFLEKEIKLPEQARDYDKALTRLSIPVLFFAGDRDGLTTVHESNRVKPLNVKSQVVIFKGGHLQGFQAMTNTYHGQGYIEAINSFYDKTFEK
- a CDS encoding transketolase encodes the protein MKPNTQQLTELTTQVRRDILRMVHAVNSGHPGGSLGCAEYLVSLYQAIMDRKETFTMDGEGEDLFFLSNGHISPVFYSVLARSGYFPVAELATFRKLNTRLQGHPCTHDKLPGVRMASGSLGQGLSVGIGAAQAKKLNKDEHLVYVLLGDGELQEGQNWEAMMYASANKIDNLIATVDLNGKQIDGPTEDVLNLGSMKAKFEAFDWTVIEIKEGNSIDAILKGYEQAKALTKQGKPVCVLLYTEMGNGVDFMMGTHAWHGKAPNDAQLEEALKQNPETSFGDY
- a CDS encoding pseudouridine synthase: MEHRHFLLYKPHGYISQFIYEKKRTKKKLGELFDFPEGTMAIGRLDENSEGLLLLTTDGMTSERVRGEKYEKEYYAQVDGQITDEAIDLLRKGVEIGVKGEKYVTKECEVEGLSAVPNWIGVGRRIRDERHGPTSWIRIVLTEGKFRQVRKMTANVGFPTLRLVRVRIGDITLEGLQVGEVKEVSRV
- a CDS encoding toxic anion resistance protein — translated: MEKDIQQMRAENAVSEVKVEFTPEEIVKIENYKKSIDLTNTTQVIQYGSSSQLKASSFATEILKQVQTRDLGETSGILVSLREEVKSFEGIANKKSFFPFLDTLKKKIARLQAQYSKVETNINGIELQLERHYKLMMKDVAMFDKLFDENKNYFKELSLYIAAGDEKLQELNTIELPRAKAEVEQEQDPAKIQAYKDLEQQVIRFDRKVHDLKLTRMIILQSSPQIRMVQNNSLMLMEKLQSSIVNTIPLWKNQMILTLGIARSQQALSAQQAITDATNELLTRNSEMLKDSTVKIAKETERGIVDIETIRKVNADIISTIDEIVRIQEEGKGKRRAVEIELIEQESELKKHLIGNATATSK
- a CDS encoding methyltransferase domain-containing protein: MDIWIMKSMTKMLNKSYWEDRYQNKEDFWNAKSITTPLKEYIDQLEDKSVHILVPGVGHGHELVYLLKQGFTQSVGVDFTTMAFEQTIENEPSITKDVVVLADFFQHQGKYDLILEQTFFCSLPIEKRKDYVQKMHELLQPEGKLVGLLFDTTFDLDTPPYGGNREEYLALFEPYFTIEVMERAFNSIKPRQDRELFIILKKKIWHKKSF
- a CDS encoding cation diffusion facilitator family transporter produces the protein MSSKANENYQFQKIIAIVGVLLFIIKLVAWYMTRSVAIFTDALESVVNVISGFIGLYSLYLSAQPRDRNHPYGHGKVEFISATIEGGLIIMAGIAIIFEAVRNLINPQPIGQLDYGIYLVAITAIVNFILGWYAIKKGKTNKSLALVASGKHLQSDTYSTLGIIIGLLLLYFTNLHWLDGAVALVFAFIIIVTGYKIVRGAVSGIMDETDEALLEEVVAYLEHNRKENWIDLHNMRIIKYGSVLHFDCHMTVPWYFTIVEGHKEVELLEKEISEHFGDDLELFVHMDDCKTFSCSICSKQDCPFRKEPFVKQIKWTIENVSKNKRHTCTTEQE
- the pepT gene encoding peptidase T, with amino-acid sequence MQHIIDRFISYVTVDTESDPSSQTCPSTEKQWDLANKLVEELKQIGLEDVTIDENAYVMATLPSNVEHEVPTIGFIAHFDTSPDFSGANVKPQIVTNYDGGDIVLNKELNIVLSPSYFKDLLQYKGQTLITTDGTTLLGADDKAGITEIVSAMEYLVQHPEIKHGKIRIGFTPDEEIGRGAHLFDVKKFGAEWAYTMDGSQIGELEYENFNAGYAKLTFSGKSVHPGYAKGKMINSILLANKFINKLPKDEVPQKTTGYEGFFHVHTVSGSIEESVVELIIRDHNLKKYEQRKVFIDKLAKKFNKKHNKKFGGPIVSCEIGDQYFNMKQKVEPVMHIVDTAEQAMKDLGIKPLIKAIRGGTDGSQLSYMGLPCPNIFAGGHNFHGKYEYVPVESMVKATEVIVKIAELTATNAAK
- a CDS encoding ABC transporter ATP-binding protein, which codes for MLQTKDLTIGYSQGKKPTPPIQKELNLQLKSQTLTTLLGINGIGKSTLIRTLTGHLQPLQGMITLNGRDFTSYSAAERAKEISVVLTDPIPHSNLSVLEVLQISRIPYIDWKSTPTKEDTYWIEKAIDLTAIAAFIQQPLLNLSDGQLQRVFIARALAQNTPLIILDEPASHLDLNHKVKLYQLLQQLTQQENKTILFSSHDIELALQFADEAIVLQPHGYMQNTIENLTSNGVFDHFFEDDILQFDRDTKRFTLAL